A stretch of the Bacillus sp. B-jedd genome encodes the following:
- a CDS encoding DUF5316 domain-containing protein: MKIFISGTVLAIIASFVSPYLFGTAYAYFLPGGIGLASILISAVFSGSMLSGDRIRANFLTESKDDRRERQRTMTQFALFGLPNLLGAVLLYTLFH; this comes from the coding sequence ATGAAGATATTTATTAGCGGTACTGTCCTGGCTATCATCGCTTCGTTTGTTTCGCCTTATCTCTTTGGAACTGCGTATGCCTATTTCTTACCTGGCGGCATCGGTCTTGCTTCTATCCTGATTTCCGCTGTTTTTTCCGGTTCCATGCTGAGCGGCGACAGGATCCGGGCAAACTTTCTAACGGAATCGAAAGACGACCGGCGTGAGCGTCAAAGGACGATGACACAGTTTGCGTTATTCGGATTGCCAAATTTGCTCGGGGCGGTCCTTCTCTATACATTATTCCATTAA
- a CDS encoding sensor histidine kinase has product MSYRYLKIFSILLPTILIGGFEFLRHGVFLDHLSMDTGNYLITFLTFIISCIYTVWMFRMIEVKNRRITKEREVHAIYEERERLAKELHDSIAQSLFLMKVHLKKGKLQEAGTLTNSIDTQLRQAIFNLRLTPNEGMTLAKRIRHWLENWQTVTGIETEIEITVDEDLFSASEEVLLFGIVQEVFTNIQKHSGAEAATIYLWNNGPDWELSVEDDGRGFVPAEVNAAHYGLAMVKERAAALSAVLDIRSVVGTGTKFILKGKKRDE; this is encoded by the coding sequence ATGTCTTACCGGTATTTGAAAATCTTCAGTATCCTCCTCCCGACCATTTTGATTGGCGGGTTTGAATTTTTGCGCCATGGGGTGTTTCTTGATCATCTCTCTATGGATACGGGCAATTATTTGATTACTTTTCTGACTTTCATCATTTCATGTATTTACACTGTGTGGATGTTCAGGATGATTGAAGTCAAAAACAGAAGGATCACGAAAGAGCGTGAAGTGCACGCGATTTACGAGGAACGCGAGCGGCTCGCGAAAGAGCTTCATGACAGCATCGCGCAGTCCCTGTTTCTAATGAAAGTCCACTTAAAAAAAGGAAAACTGCAAGAGGCGGGAACTTTGACAAACTCGATCGATACGCAGCTCAGGCAGGCGATTTTCAACCTTAGACTGACCCCCAATGAAGGGATGACCTTGGCAAAAAGAATCCGGCATTGGCTTGAAAATTGGCAAACCGTTACCGGGATTGAAACAGAAATTGAGATCACTGTTGATGAAGATTTATTTTCGGCTTCCGAGGAAGTTTTATTATTCGGGATTGTCCAAGAAGTATTTACGAACATCCAGAAGCATTCCGGTGCGGAGGCCGCGACGATATACCTCTGGAACAACGGCCCGGACTGGGAGCTTTCTGTTGAGGATGATGGCCGCGGCTTTGTACCGGCTGAAGTGAATGCCGCCCACTACGGGCTGGCGATGGTCAAGGAGCGGGCAGCGGCCCTTTCCGCTGTACTGGACATCCGTTCTGTTGTGGGGACGGGAACAAAGTTCATTTTGAAAGGAAAAAAGAGAGATGAATAA
- a CDS encoding CBS domain-containing protein: MKIKQVMTTDVETCTPDTPIFEIAKKMKELDVGVIPICEGDELKGLATDRDIVLNAIAEQWPLDTPISRVMTEDPVRGTVDMSAEEAAELMADVQIRRLPIVEQGRLIGIVSLGDLAIERNLTDDAGEALEEISEPSKPKK; the protein is encoded by the coding sequence ATGAAAATTAAACAGGTCATGACAACCGATGTGGAAACTTGTACGCCGGACACGCCGATTTTCGAGATTGCGAAGAAGATGAAGGAGCTGGATGTTGGGGTCATTCCAATTTGTGAAGGGGACGAGCTGAAAGGATTGGCTACGGATAGGGACATCGTTCTCAATGCGATTGCCGAGCAATGGCCGCTCGATACTCCGATTTCAAGGGTGATGACTGAAGATCCTGTCAGGGGCACAGTGGACATGTCGGCGGAAGAGGCGGCCGAACTGATGGCCGACGTACAAATAAGAAGGCTGCCAATCGTCGAGCAGGGCCGGTTGATCGGAATCGTGTCTCTCGGAGACCTCGCGATCGAGAGAAATCTGACAGACGATGCCGGGGAAGCGCTCGAGGAAATATCAGAGCCATCGAAACCGAAAAAGTAA
- a CDS encoding aminoglycoside phosphotransferase family protein, producing MELPKEFIAKITGAFGEAGTQWLSGLEGKLNFYAAKWNLELGGPAGNLTYNYVAKAVDDSGRQVVLKLGVPGKEFQNEITALQLYSGDGCAMLLKEDGENGAMLLEQLVPGKNLSEIEDEEQVTKQFTSVWKSIRRPVPETSVLPSIKDWGEGFDRYLETYAEKSGPLPPSLVMRAKEFLAELNEPAKMELLHGDLHHENILYSQERGWLAIDPKGVVGNPYFDLISFLFNHLHEKPDSQRLLSKRVNWICESLSLQKNNLLKAGIVMAVLSIIWSIEDHSEWEPTYRCVEWFEELLQESGKDFQA from the coding sequence ATGGAACTTCCCAAGGAATTTATTGCAAAAATAACCGGCGCGTTCGGAGAGGCCGGGACGCAATGGCTAAGTGGACTCGAAGGAAAATTGAATTTTTACGCTGCAAAATGGAACCTTGAACTTGGAGGGCCAGCCGGAAACCTTACATATAATTACGTCGCTAAGGCGGTCGATGACAGCGGTCGGCAAGTAGTATTAAAGCTAGGCGTACCGGGAAAGGAGTTCCAGAATGAAATCACCGCCCTCCAGCTATATTCAGGTGACGGCTGCGCCATGCTGCTGAAAGAGGACGGCGAAAATGGCGCCATGCTTTTGGAACAGCTTGTACCCGGCAAAAACTTATCCGAAATTGAAGATGAAGAGCAAGTGACGAAGCAGTTCACCTCTGTTTGGAAGTCGATCCGAAGGCCAGTTCCTGAAACTTCAGTCCTTCCGTCAATCAAGGATTGGGGGGAAGGATTCGACCGTTATTTGGAAACCTATGCAGAGAAGTCTGGGCCGCTCCCACCATCGCTAGTCATGAGGGCAAAAGAATTTTTGGCGGAACTCAATGAGCCGGCCAAAATGGAACTGCTCCATGGTGACCTTCACCACGAAAATATTCTTTATTCTCAGGAGCGAGGCTGGCTGGCGATTGACCCAAAAGGGGTAGTGGGCAATCCGTACTTCGATTTGATTTCCTTCCTATTCAATCATCTGCATGAGAAGCCAGATTCGCAGCGGCTGCTCAGCAAGCGGGTCAACTGGATTTGTGAAAGCCTTTCATTACAGAAGAACAATCTCCTTAAAGCCGGAATTGTGATGGCAGTATTATCAATTATTTGGTCAATCGAAGATCATTCGGAATGGGAGCCTACATATCGCTGTGTGGAATGGTTTGAGGAACTTTTGCAAGAATCAGGGAAGGATTTCCAAGCTTAA
- a CDS encoding FixH family protein — translation MKKLLVLLIGLAMAALVGCSGGNDKDKVSGGDEPPKMIEVEILLPDKIDPNVETEIKAHVTQGDENVEDANEVKFEVFKQGDKDHEMLEAKHVGDGIYSVKKKFAEEGNYVVISHVTARDMHNMPKKDFVVGNPSEHEAAHESSDGHEHGHGESSVAIDFPVASADSGKETVLSALIKHEDKPLEGAKITFEVWKNGEEKHEFIPAHEAGAGKYEVKHTFPSAGNFTVNVHVEKGDLHEHEEKAVTVK, via the coding sequence ATGAAAAAGTTGCTCGTTTTGTTGATTGGTTTGGCAATGGCCGCACTTGTTGGCTGTTCCGGAGGGAATGACAAAGACAAGGTATCCGGTGGGGATGAGCCGCCGAAGATGATTGAGGTCGAAATTCTTCTTCCTGATAAAATAGATCCGAATGTCGAGACGGAAATCAAGGCCCATGTAACGCAAGGCGATGAAAACGTCGAGGATGCAAATGAAGTGAAGTTCGAGGTTTTCAAGCAGGGTGATAAGGATCATGAAATGCTTGAGGCGAAGCATGTTGGCGATGGCATTTATTCGGTGAAGAAGAAGTTTGCCGAGGAAGGAAATTATGTGGTGATCAGCCATGTGACGGCACGCGATATGCACAATATGCCGAAGAAGGATTTCGTTGTCGGCAATCCGTCCGAGCACGAGGCGGCGCATGAGTCTTCGGATGGACATGAGCACGGGCACGGCGAAAGCAGTGTGGCAATTGACTTTCCGGTGGCTTCCGCTGATTCCGGTAAGGAAACTGTGTTGTCCGCTCTGATCAAGCATGAGGACAAGCCGCTCGAAGGCGCGAAAATCACGTTTGAAGTTTGGAAAAACGGTGAGGAAAAGCATGAGTTCATCCCTGCCCATGAAGCTGGCGCCGGCAAATATGAAGTGAAGCATACCTTCCCTTCTGCAGGCAATTTCACCGTGAATGTCCACGTCGAAAAAGGCGATTTGCATGAACATGAGGAAAAAGCGGTAACAGTAAAATAA
- a CDS encoding ring-cleaving dioxygenase, with translation MENLKGIHHITAITSSAEKIYDFFTNVLGVRLVKKTVNQDDIQSYHLFFADDVGSAGTDMTFFDFPGSRKGSHGTDEISKTSFRVPTDAALEYWLSRFNRLDIKHKGITEQFGKRTLSFSDFDDQQYQLISDERNEGVESGTPWQKGPIPLEYAITGLGPVFIRISNFDYFKAVMEEVLMFKEIAEEGSYHLFETGEGGNGAQVIVEDNESLPRAMQGYGTVHHAAFRVDDRAALEEWKGRMQSFRMPNSGYVERYYFGSLYARVAPQILFELATDGPGFMGDEPYETLGEKLSLPPFLEPKREEIEQLVRPIDTVRSTKVFEKEYEK, from the coding sequence ATGGAAAACTTAAAAGGAATACACCATATTACCGCTATTACTAGCAGTGCGGAAAAAATTTATGATTTCTTCACTAATGTGTTAGGCGTTCGGTTAGTAAAGAAAACCGTTAACCAGGATGATATCCAATCATATCATTTATTTTTTGCGGATGATGTGGGAAGCGCGGGAACAGACATGACATTTTTTGATTTCCCCGGAAGCCGGAAAGGGTCCCATGGAACAGACGAGATATCAAAAACCTCATTCCGTGTGCCAACAGATGCCGCATTAGAGTATTGGCTTAGCCGATTTAACAGATTAGATATCAAACATAAAGGAATCACTGAGCAATTTGGCAAAAGGACATTATCCTTTTCCGACTTTGATGACCAGCAATATCAATTGATTTCTGATGAAAGAAATGAGGGCGTGGAATCGGGTACACCTTGGCAAAAAGGACCTATCCCATTGGAATACGCGATTACTGGGTTGGGTCCCGTTTTTATCCGTATTTCAAATTTTGATTACTTCAAAGCAGTCATGGAAGAGGTTTTAATGTTTAAGGAAATTGCCGAGGAAGGTTCTTATCATTTGTTTGAAACAGGGGAAGGCGGGAACGGTGCGCAAGTAATCGTGGAGGATAATGAATCACTTCCACGCGCTATGCAGGGATATGGTACCGTCCATCATGCAGCGTTCCGTGTCGATGACCGGGCAGCGCTGGAAGAGTGGAAGGGGAGAATGCAGTCCTTCCGCATGCCGAACTCTGGTTATGTTGAACGATATTATTTCGGATCACTGTATGCGAGGGTGGCTCCGCAAATTTTATTCGAGCTGGCAACGGATGGGCCTGGTTTCATGGGCGATGAACCTTATGAAACACTTGGTGAAAAATTGTCACTGCCGCCATTCCTTGAACCGAAACGAGAAGAAATAGAACAATTAGTAAGGCCAATCGACACAGTCAGAAGTACGAAAGTTTTTGAAAAGGAATATGAAAAATAA
- a CDS encoding VWA domain-containing protein, translated as MKKKKLFLFLTLLLVSLLALSACGAKEGASADKNKSEETDKAKGKGKEQKKEKNEPEEKEDNDYGIAGSVEDIIKEKPGKYTGNGYNKAVVHRALDEKSFQDKDSFQVYEELLKLMAEGKNYQPYYDYYEEFNPKIETTLTKMPGGMKLGDDGDLDMNVNIAILLDASGSMAQKIGGKTKMELAKDAINQFVSSMPEEANVSLRVYGHKGSNSDSDKKVSCESTEIVYDFKPYNESDFKSSLGKFQPTGWTPIANAIAQTKADFEKVGTEGENIIYVVSDGVETCDGDPVKAAKELHDSNIKAVVNIIGFDVDSNGQKQLIAVAEAGGGEYETVKTAKDFEKLWEDERRRLWNEWWNWGSKNWNEVWNEQAKKENELYDKKTEFSNLIYDEKSRLQEAMYYLKDKEQINSEVRQEVESLIKQRFDIMKDFMDERHKELRDTLKTEGTNLKKSIKEKEEEMKAKYKS; from the coding sequence ATGAAGAAGAAAAAATTATTCCTGTTCCTAACATTACTCTTAGTTTCCCTTCTGGCATTATCTGCATGCGGAGCTAAAGAAGGTGCTTCGGCTGATAAAAACAAGAGCGAGGAAACGGATAAAGCAAAAGGTAAAGGAAAAGAACAGAAAAAGGAAAAAAATGAACCAGAGGAAAAGGAAGATAACGATTACGGAATTGCCGGCAGTGTAGAAGATATTATAAAAGAAAAGCCCGGCAAATATACTGGTAACGGTTATAATAAGGCGGTTGTACATAGAGCCCTGGACGAAAAGTCTTTCCAGGATAAAGATAGCTTCCAAGTTTACGAGGAGCTGTTGAAACTTATGGCAGAGGGCAAAAATTATCAGCCGTATTATGATTATTATGAGGAATTCAATCCTAAGATCGAGACAACACTGACGAAAATGCCAGGCGGCATGAAACTTGGCGATGATGGGGATCTTGATATGAATGTTAATATTGCAATCCTTTTGGACGCAAGCGGAAGCATGGCCCAGAAAATAGGCGGCAAAACAAAAATGGAGCTGGCGAAGGATGCCATCAATCAATTCGTCTCTTCTATGCCTGAGGAAGCAAATGTTTCGCTCCGAGTTTATGGTCATAAAGGAAGTAACAGCGATAGCGACAAAAAAGTTTCGTGTGAAAGTACAGAAATCGTTTATGATTTCAAACCGTATAATGAGTCTGATTTCAAATCCTCTTTAGGTAAGTTTCAGCCGACCGGCTGGACGCCAATCGCAAATGCAATCGCCCAAACAAAAGCTGATTTTGAAAAAGTCGGCACGGAAGGCGAAAACATCATTTATGTCGTAAGTGATGGTGTTGAAACTTGTGACGGTGATCCAGTAAAGGCCGCAAAAGAACTCCATGACTCCAATATTAAAGCGGTCGTCAACATCATTGGCTTCGATGTCGACAGCAATGGGCAAAAACAGTTGATTGCTGTTGCCGAAGCGGGCGGCGGAGAATATGAAACCGTCAAAACCGCCAAGGATTTCGAAAAGCTATGGGAAGATGAGCGGCGCCGCCTTTGGAATGAATGGTGGAATTGGGGAAGCAAGAACTGGAATGAGGTCTGGAATGAACAAGCCAAAAAAGAAAATGAACTTTATGACAAGAAAACAGAATTCAGCAATCTGATCTATGATGAGAAATCGCGCCTCCAGGAAGCCATGTACTATCTTAAAGATAAAGAGCAAATTAATTCCGAGGTCAGGCAGGAAGTCGAAAGTCTTATCAAGCAGCGATTCGATATTATGAAAGACTTTATGGATGAAAGACATAAAGAACTACGAGATACCTTGAAAACAGAAGGAACGAACCTCAAGAAATCCATTAAGGAAAAAGAAGAAGAAATGAAGGCTAAGTATAAGAGTTAA
- a CDS encoding response regulator — MNNVCRVLIADDHPHAREAIRSMLEGVAGFSIAGEARNGLEAVGLCRELLPNVVLMDIGMPVMGGLEATKRIKDEFPAVKVIMLSVSDDVADLFSAVQFGAQGYLLKSMDPDDWLEYLSALIAGKDDAARGIAGKLFGQFKGAEPSAAASLTPREKEILQLITQGLTNREIANQLSIAENTVKNHVKNLLEKLELDNRVQLAGYAVRHQLS, encoded by the coding sequence ATGAATAATGTGTGCCGAGTGTTGATTGCGGATGATCACCCGCATGCCCGGGAGGCGATCAGGTCGATGCTTGAGGGCGTCGCGGGTTTTTCAATTGCGGGTGAGGCGCGGAACGGGCTTGAGGCGGTTGGGTTGTGCCGGGAGCTGCTGCCGAATGTGGTGTTGATGGATATTGGGATGCCTGTGATGGGCGGACTTGAGGCGACGAAGCGGATTAAGGATGAGTTTCCTGCGGTAAAGGTAATCATGCTGAGTGTGTCGGATGATGTGGCTGATTTGTTTTCGGCGGTGCAGTTCGGCGCGCAAGGGTATCTTTTGAAAAGTATGGATCCGGACGATTGGCTTGAATATTTATCTGCCTTGATTGCTGGCAAGGATGATGCAGCCCGTGGTATCGCCGGGAAGCTATTCGGGCAGTTTAAGGGTGCGGAGCCTTCGGCTGCGGCCTCGCTTACGCCGAGGGAAAAGGAAATTTTACAGCTTATCACTCAAGGGCTGACGAACCGGGAGATTGCCAATCAGCTTTCGATTGCGGAGAATACGGTGAAGAATCATGTGAAGAATTTGCTCGAGAAGCTTGAACTGGATAATCGGGTCCAGCTGGCTGGTTATGCTGTCAGGCATCAGTTGTCATAA
- a CDS encoding NUDIX hydrolase, giving the protein MDRADVVYGLIFDKETNQVLMVNNVGSGWTLPGGMVEKGEILTEGLVREVYEETGLTVEARELLAVKEAFRPDRGHHVLFFTFAAYVSGGTISIQFPEEIIEVKWVDVKTANSLMPYYEEGIERLLQRPAAYKFLG; this is encoded by the coding sequence ATGGACAGAGCGGACGTCGTATATGGACTGATTTTTGACAAGGAAACCAACCAAGTATTAATGGTTAATAATGTGGGGTCCGGCTGGACTTTGCCAGGCGGCATGGTTGAGAAAGGGGAAATCCTGACCGAGGGGCTCGTTCGCGAGGTGTATGAAGAGACGGGGTTAACAGTTGAAGCACGGGAATTGCTCGCAGTGAAGGAGGCTTTCCGGCCCGACCGGGGACATCATGTCCTATTTTTCACTTTCGCTGCCTATGTATCAGGGGGGACCATATCCATTCAGTTTCCTGAAGAAATAATAGAGGTGAAATGGGTGGATGTGAAAACCGCCAATTCCTTAATGCCTTATTATGAAGAAGGAATCGAAAGGCTTTTGCAACGCCCGGCGGCTTATAAGTTTCTAGGGTGA